Within the Pseudonocardia alni genome, the region TCGGCCGGGGAGAACCCGTCGGGCAGCACCTGCTCGAACACGAGCACGGTGCCTCCGCCGTCCGGGGTGAGCGTCACCGACAGCTCCCACGGCTCGCCGTCACCCTCCCGGATGTCGACGACCAGCCGGTGCGGGGGCTCGCAGTCCCGGACGAGCACGGTGGACGGGGCGCCGCCGCCGTCCTCGTCGCTGGTCAGGACGAGCTCGACGGTGCCGCCGGGCCGCCCGTCGCCGCTCCACCGCCCGAACCACCGCGCGCAGCGGTCCGGGTCGGTGACCGCCGACCAGACGTCGGCGACGGGTTCGTCGTGGACGCGGCGGAACCGCAGCACGGCACGCCCGTCGGTGCCGCGGACCACCTCCCCGGCACGGCTTCCGGTATC harbors:
- a CDS encoding SRPBCC family protein; the protein is MTDTGSRAGEVVRGTDGRAVLRFRRVHDEPVADVWSAVTDPDRCARWFGRWSGDGRPGGTVELVLTSDEDGGGAPSTVLVRDCEPPHRLVVDIREGDGEPWELSVTLTPDGGGTVLVFEQVLPDGFSPADAGPGWHWYLDRLAAVLAGAPMPDWEASLAATAPYYRG